The genomic segment CAATGCGTCATCGACGCCTATCTTGGAGGAAACCATGCCGCTTCTCGCCCTTGATCACGTCAGCGTCAGCTATGGGCCCGTCCAGGCGGTGCGCGATGTCAGCCTGCACGTGGACCAGGGCGAGGTCGTGACTCTGATCGGAGCCAATGGCGCGGGCAAAAGCACCATCCTGCGCGCCATTTCCGGCTTGGCGCGGGCCGCGGCCGGCAGCCTGCGCTTCGCCGACGCGGACATCACCCGCCTGCGGCCCGATCTCATCGTCCGCGCCGGACTGGCCCACTGCCCCGAAGGCCGCCAGGTCCTGGCCAAGCAGAGCGTGGAGGACAACCTGCTCCTGGGAGCCTACATCCGCACGGACGCCGCCGGCATCAGTGCCGATCTGGAGCGGTCCTACGCCATGTTTCCCCGTCTGCGCGAGCGCCGCCAGCAGTTGGCCGGCACCCTGTCCGGAGGCGAGCAGCAGATGCTGGCCATCGCCAGGGCGCTCATGAGTTCGCCGCGCCTGCTGCTTCTGGATGAACCGTCCCTGGGCCTGGCCCCGTTGGTGGTGGAGGAAATCTTCGCCATCCTGGACCGCTTGACCAGCCAAGGCATGACCATCTTGCTCGTCGAGCAGAACGCCCGGCTGGCCCTGGCCCACTCCCACCGTGGGTATGTCCTCGAATCCGGCCAGGTCGCCGCCCATGGACAGGCCAAGGCGCTGCTGGACGACGACCGGGTTCTGGCCGCCTACCTCGGGACCTAGCCTTCTTGCCAGCATCGGCGCCGTCTGCCACAACCCGTCCATGTACGCGGACAACGCACGAATCTGGCCCTCCCTGGCCGCTTGGCTCAAGCCCAAAACCATCCAGGGCCATCTTATCCACATGGTTCTGGCCCTGGTCATGCTCCAAATCGCGGTCAGCTGGCACGTCATTTCCGGCTTGGCCGAGGACATGCTCCGTGAGCAGGTCGGACAAACCGCCCTGCAAACGGCCAAGGCCATCGCCCAAATGCCGACCATCCGCGCGGCCCTCCTGGCCGGAGACCCACACGGAGAAATCCAGACTCTCGCCGAAACCATCCGCGCCCAGACCGGCGCGTCCTTCATCGTCGTCGGCGACCACACCGAGAAACGCTACTCCCATCCCGTTCCGGAACGCATCGGCCAGACCTTTGTCGGCGGCGACACGGGTCCGGCCCTGCGCGAGGGCAGATCCTATGTCTCCGAAGCGATGGGCACCCTTGGCCGCTCCCTGCGCGGCTTCACGCCCATCTTCGGACCCGAGGGAGACATTATCGGCTTCGTGTCCGTGGGCTACCTGAGCGAGGGAGTGCATCAGTCCATCTCCAGTCACCTGGACAAGCCGCTCATGTACATCGTGGGCATGAGTCTGGTCGGCATCGCCAGCGCCATCATCATAGCCGGGCGTCTCAAGAAAATGACCCTGGGCCTGGAGCCGGCCGAGATCACCAGTCTTTATCTGGAGCGCGTGGCCGTGCTCCAGACCATCCGCGAGGGCGTCATCGCCATCGACCACCAGGGCAACATCCGGGTCTGCAATCAGGCGGCCCGCCGCTACGCCGGACTGAGCCTGGACGAACGCTTCGCCGGCAAGCCGGTGGAAACAGTGATCCCTGATGTCGGCCTGCGCCAGGCACTGCACAGCGGCCAGGCCGAATTCGACCAGGAACGGACCGTGGGCGGCCAGGAGCTCATCTTCAACATCGTGCCCGTCTTTCACGAACAAGCCGTGCGCGGGGTGGTGGCCAGCTTCCGGCGCAAGGACGAGCTGGAACGTTTGGCGGCGGAACTGGCCCGGGTTCAGGAATATTCGGAACTCCTGCGGGTCCAGGCCCACGAATACTCCAACAAGCTGCACACCATCGCCGGTCTGATCCAGATCGAGGCCTACCGCGAGGCCCTGGACCTGGTGGCCACGGAGTCCTCCGGGTACGAGGAATTCATCCGTTTCCTGGGCGAGGCCGTGCCTCACCCGGTCATTGCGGCCATCATCCTCGGCAAGTACAACCGGGCCAAGGAGCTGCGCGTGGATTTCCGCATCGACCGGGACAGCACCATGGCCGACGTACCGGCCAGGATCAGCCAGGAAAAGATCGTGACCATTGTCGGCAACCTGCTCGACAACGCCTTCGAGGCCGTGGTCAAGCAGCCGGACGGCGCGCGCCGGGTGGACATGTCCTTCACGGACTTGGGCACGGATATCGTCTTCGAGGTCGAGGATTCCGGACCCGGCGTGGCCGTGGACCGGCAGGAACACATTTTCGAGAAAGGCGTCTCGTCCAAGGGCCTTGGACGGCGCGGCGTGGGACTCTATCTGGTCCGACAACGCCTGGACGAAATGGGCGGACAGATCATGGTCAACCGCGGCGACCTGGGCGGCGCGCTCTTCACCGTGATCATTCCCAAGGAGGAAGGATGAAGACCAGGGTGCTCATTGTCGAGGATGACGTCCGTATCGCGGATCTGCACCGCCGTTTCACCGAACGGGTCGCGGGCTGCGAGGTCGTCGGCGTGGCCCACCGTCTGGACGACGCCCGCGACATGGCCGAGGCCCTGGAACCGCATCTCATGCTCCTCGACCTCTATTTTCCCGAAGGCCTCGGCACGGACCTGCTGCGCGAAATCCGGGCCAAGAACCTGGAAATAGACGCCATCCTCATCACGGCCGCGCGCGAAGTCGGCGCGCTGAAGGAGGCCGTGCGCGGCGGGGTGTTCGACTACCTCATCAAACCCGTCACGGCCGAACGCTTCCACGAATGCCTGACCAAATTCTGCGCCTACCGCGAGCGCCTGCGCGGCGGTAGCACCATCGAACAGCAGGACGTGGACAGCCTGCTCCATCCCGCGCCTCGGGCCGCATCCGCAACGCAACACAACCTGCCCAAGGGTATCGACGGTCTGACCCTGTCCAAGGTCCGTGCCGTGTTCGAGGCCCCGGCCGAAAACACGGGCCGCAGCGCCGAGGAAGTGGCCGACATCATCGGTGTCAGCCGGTCCACGGCCAGACGCTATCTGGAATTTCTCATCGCCGAATCCGTGCTCTTCGCCGACGTGATCTATGGCAGCGTGGGCCGGCCCGAACGCCGCTATTTCCGATCGTAAATCCCGCCAGCCACCGTACCATGGCATTGCGCCATGATCATAATGATCAAAATTCTCAAAATAGGCCTTTTGTTTTTTTGTGTTTCAAATGGCTTTCATCGACATTTTCCTGTAATGGCCCAAACAGTAACCTAGAGGTCCTGTTTTGGCGCATCCGCGCCGCACACGTCATTTTCAGGAGGAGTCATGAAACGTTTCTTCATGTGCGCAGTCGTTCTGCTGGCCGTTAGCCTCTGCGTTCCCGCGTTCGCCAAAACCGTGCTCAAGCTTGGGCACATCGCCGAACCGACCCATCCCTACGCCCAGGGAGCGGACTATTTCGCCAAACTGGTGGCCGAAAAATCCAAGGGCGACATGGAAGTGCAGGTCTTCCCCTCCTCCCAGCTCGGCAGCCAGAAGGACATGACCGAAGGCCTGATCTACGGCACCATTGACATGGTCCTGACCGGTACCGCCGACCTGGGCCAGTTTCAGCCCAAGATGTCCATTTTCGATCTGCCCTTCCTCTTCAAGGACCGTGCCCACGCCTACAAATCCTTGGACACGGTCGGCATGGACCTGGGGCAGGAGCTGGAGTCCAAGGGCCTGAAACTGTTGGGATACATGGAAAATGGTATCCGCCATCTGACCAACAACGTGCGCGAGGTCAAAACTCCGGCCGACATGAAGGGCCTCAAAATCCGGGTCATGTCCAACAAGATTTACATTGAAACCATGAAGGCCCTGGGCGCCTCGCCCACGCCCATGGCCTTTGGCGAGCTCTATTCCGCCATGCAGCAGGGCACGGTCGATGGCCAGGAAAACCCCAGCGCCCACATCTTCACCAAGCGCTTCTTCGAGGTCCAGAAATACGCCTCCCTGACCGCCCACGCCTACGCCCCGGAACCAGTGCTCATCTCCATGATCACCTGGGGCCGACTGTCCGACGCCCAGAAAGCCATCATCCAGGAAGCCGCCAAGGAAGCCGTGGCCTGGCAGCGCGACCTGTCCACCAAGGAAGACAATGCCTACTGGGACAAGATCAAGGCCACGGGCAAGATCGAGGTCATCGAAGTTGATCGCAAGCCCTTCATGGATGCGACCCAGCCCGTGTGGAAGGCCTTTGCCGACACCGTTGGGCAGGACAACATCGACAAGATTCTGGCCCTGGCCAACTAAACCCGCCCTCGCATCCTCGCCCCGAAATCGGGGCGAGGTGTTTACAGGCCGCCACCAGTCGCGGCCATGCCACTTCTGACAACAAGGAGAACTCCATGGACAAACTTCTCCAAGGCGTGCGGACGGTCCTCTACGGATTCTCCGTGGCCGCCATGTCGGTCATGCTGGTGATCATTTTCGCCCAGGTCATGACCCGCTATTTTTTTGGCTACACGCCGGAATGGTCCGAGGAACTG from the Deltaproteobacteria bacterium genome contains:
- a CDS encoding ABC transporter ATP-binding protein — its product is MPLLALDHVSVSYGPVQAVRDVSLHVDQGEVVTLIGANGAGKSTILRAISGLARAAAGSLRFADADITRLRPDLIVRAGLAHCPEGRQVLAKQSVEDNLLLGAYIRTDAAGISADLERSYAMFPRLRERRQQLAGTLSGGEQQMLAIARALMSSPRLLLLDEPSLGLAPLVVEEIFAILDRLTSQGMTILLVEQNARLALAHSHRGYVLESGQVAAHGQAKALLDDDRVLAAYLGT
- a CDS encoding sensor histidine kinase, with translation MYADNARIWPSLAAWLKPKTIQGHLIHMVLALVMLQIAVSWHVISGLAEDMLREQVGQTALQTAKAIAQMPTIRAALLAGDPHGEIQTLAETIRAQTGASFIVVGDHTEKRYSHPVPERIGQTFVGGDTGPALREGRSYVSEAMGTLGRSLRGFTPIFGPEGDIIGFVSVGYLSEGVHQSISSHLDKPLMYIVGMSLVGIASAIIIAGRLKKMTLGLEPAEITSLYLERVAVLQTIREGVIAIDHQGNIRVCNQAARRYAGLSLDERFAGKPVETVIPDVGLRQALHSGQAEFDQERTVGGQELIFNIVPVFHEQAVRGVVASFRRKDELERLAAELARVQEYSELLRVQAHEYSNKLHTIAGLIQIEAYREALDLVATESSGYEEFIRFLGEAVPHPVIAAIILGKYNRAKELRVDFRIDRDSTMADVPARISQEKIVTIVGNLLDNAFEAVVKQPDGARRVDMSFTDLGTDIVFEVEDSGPGVAVDRQEHIFEKGVSSKGLGRRGVGLYLVRQRLDEMGGQIMVNRGDLGGALFTVIIPKEEG
- a CDS encoding response regulator, whose product is MKTRVLIVEDDVRIADLHRRFTERVAGCEVVGVAHRLDDARDMAEALEPHLMLLDLYFPEGLGTDLLREIRAKNLEIDAILITAAREVGALKEAVRGGVFDYLIKPVTAERFHECLTKFCAYRERLRGGSTIEQQDVDSLLHPAPRAASATQHNLPKGIDGLTLSKVRAVFEAPAENTGRSAEEVADIIGVSRSTARRYLEFLIAESVLFADVIYGSVGRPERRYFRS
- a CDS encoding DctP family TRAP transporter solute-binding subunit — translated: MKRFFMCAVVLLAVSLCVPAFAKTVLKLGHIAEPTHPYAQGADYFAKLVAEKSKGDMEVQVFPSSQLGSQKDMTEGLIYGTIDMVLTGTADLGQFQPKMSIFDLPFLFKDRAHAYKSLDTVGMDLGQELESKGLKLLGYMENGIRHLTNNVREVKTPADMKGLKIRVMSNKIYIETMKALGASPTPMAFGELYSAMQQGTVDGQENPSAHIFTKRFFEVQKYASLTAHAYAPEPVLISMITWGRLSDAQKAIIQEAAKEAVAWQRDLSTKEDNAYWDKIKATGKIEVIEVDRKPFMDATQPVWKAFADTVGQDNIDKILALAN